The following are from one region of the Strix uralensis isolate ZFMK-TIS-50842 chromosome 4, bStrUra1, whole genome shotgun sequence genome:
- the PLD4 gene encoding 5'-3' exonuclease PLD4, with product MIVKKALKTSLMFNESSKMKLSVNNQKGVKTFQILGAILILGLVLMAVYFMRVDSMVDPKGEEAVASIYKELEEEEGLYRDLPGTTIIEEDTNRSNDSCSFELVENVPYDLPFEINSTAAKPLYQAWMKLLDLAQERIHVASYYWSLTGKDINVNDSSSKQGEDILKRFERLLAGNISVYVAASMPTLASNSTDLELLEEKGAHVKKVDFGHLTGGVLHSKFWIVDMKHIYIGSANMDWRSLSQVKEFGAVIHNCSCLAKDLWKTFTTYWDLGHANATIPFPWPHNYSTHINKHQPLEVEFNGILTKAYFSASPPAFCPEGRTHDLFAIISIISEAQKFVYVSVMEYFPTSRFLHPERYWPAIDNALRRAAFNYRVQIRLLVSCWTHSDPAMLYYLRSLRALNNPHAHISVDVKLFIVPVLNHTNIPHGRVNHNKYMVTDKVAYIGTSNWSEDYFINTAGVGLIIKQNSTNQQRRQLPIQEQLKNLFERDWNSKYAVNLEDVQGQKDCNWRGRL from the exons ATG attgtGAAAAAAGCGTTAAAAACTTCCCTGATGTTTAATGAGTCCTCCAAGATGAAATTAAGCGTGAACAATCAAAAAGGCGTCAAAACG TTTCAAATCTTAGGGGCAATTTTGATACTTGGTCTTGTCCTGATGGCTGTTTACTTCATGAGAGTGGACAGTATGGTTGATCCTAAAGGAGAAGAAGCAGTTGCCAGCATTTACAAAGagttggaggaggaagaaggactCTACAGAGATCTCCCGGGAACCACAATAATTGAGGAGGACACCAATAGATCCAATGACTCCTGCAG CTTTGAACTTGTGGAAAATGTTCCTTATGACTTACCTTTTGAGATAAATAGCACTGCAGCCAAACCCTTGTACCAAGCCTGGATGAAACTCCTTGATCTAGCCCAGGAAAGAATTCATGTGGCTTCTTACTATTGGTCTCTTACTGGGAAGGATATCAACGTCAATGATTCATCTTCCAAGCAG GGTGAAGATATTCTGAAGAGGTTTGAGAGATTACTCGCAGGGAATATCTCTGTGTATGTTGCAGCAAGTATGCCAACTTTGGCTTCAAATTCAACTGACCTTGAGCTTTTAGAGGAAAAAG GGGCTCATGTAAAAAAGGTTGATTTCGGACATTTGACAGGAGGAGTGTTGCATAGCAAATTCTGGATTGTAGACATGAAACACATATATATTGGTAGCGCAAATATGGACTGGAGATCTTTATCTCAG gtgAAAGAGTTTGGTGCTGTGATACACAACTGCAGCTGCTTGGCAAAAGACCTCTGGAAAACGTTTACTACTTACTGGGATCTTGGACACGCTAATGCTACCATCCCATTCCCTTGGCCTCATAATTATTCTACCCACATTAACAAACATCAGCCTCTGGAAGTAGAATTTAATGGAATCTTAACAAAAGCCTATTTTTCT GCTTCTCCTCCAGCATTTTGTCCAGAAGGTCGCACCCATGACCTCTTTGCTATAATCAGTATTATCAGTGAGGCACAGAAATTTGTCTATGTTTCTGTTATGGAATATTTCCCTACCAGCCGTTTTCTTCATCCAGAAAG ATACTGGCCAGCCATTGACAATGCTCTGAGACGTGCAGCTTTCAACTACAGAGTACAAATCCGGCTTCTGGTCAGCTGCTGGACCCACTCTGACCCAGCCATGCTCTACTATCTGAGGTCCCTGCGTGCTCTCAACAACCCACATGCCCACATCAGTGTCGACGTG AAACTCTTCATTGTTCCAGTTCTGAATCACACAAATATTCCTCATGGGAGAGTGAATCACAACAAATATATGGTCACAGATAAAGTAGCCTATATTG GGACTTCCAATTGGTCAGAAGATTACTTCATTAATACAGCTGGCGTGGGTCTAATTATCAAACAGAATTCAACCAACCAGCAAAGAAGACAACTGCCTATCCAGGAACAATTAAAAAACCTTTTTGAGCGAGACTGGAATTCCAAATATGCAGTGAATCTGGAAGATGTGCAGGGACAGAAAGACTGTAACTGGAGAGGCAGACTCTGA